GATTACACTCCAAACACAAacaccccctaactccctctgCTTGTTTGTCTCTGCCCCAAAAAGGAAGGTGATACACTACAGGTAAGTTATGGTAATTCAGCATGTCACCTTGTACATTTAGCCCGACTTGAGAGCAGGCAGGCACATAGGTGCCAGGTGGACAGATGAAAACTACTCTCCTTCCACCTGCTTCCAGTatatcttaaaaaaagaaaaaagacaaaggGAAAAGGTAGGTAAGTCATAGCAATTCAATATATCAGCCAGTGCATTTGGACCGATTATGGAGCAAGCAGGAAAACAGGCACCATGGGAAAGGATGTGTTCTATGTAAATTTAGCATTTAGACAAACATACAACTGGAGGCGTAGCAGCCAGTCTGAATGTAATCATACCCTTGACATatgaaattataatttctggGTTAGTAACAATAAAATGTTTTTGACCACATCAGGTTTAGGTTTGGTAATGAACTGGGAACCCAACACACTGCCTTcaggcatttttattttaacaTGGGATACTGAGGAGCAATAGGCAGCACCAGACCCCTATAAAAGGAATGAAGTCATtacctggaatttttttttttttttgctctgatgTTTGCTGGCAGAAGGACATATCTCACTtctctggactggtctggtaggaCTCAAGAGTAAATTAAAAGGTGGATCTAAATTTCACGTTATAATCCTCTATTATAACCAGAACTATATAGTTTAACTTTACCTAATTTATGCAGATTCCACAGCTGATCCCATtctagagaaaagagaaaaaaataaattaaacattaAACATTGCAGCAATGAAAATCTTTCAGCAGTTTTCAATGCTGTTTTATTACTAAGACCTATACACAACTCTGCCAATGCACTGAAGTCCCTGCTAGAATAGCAGGGCATGATTCAAGCCAGAACCTCCTTAGAAGTAAACTTACCTCGCATGTGGTACCACACCACTGCCTCCCAGTCTTTCTCACTTGCAGACTCCTGGCATACTTGAGGCTCCATCTCTGCTGCTACCTCTGTCACGATGTTTGTGAGGACAAGGGGTGTGCTCTCTCCTGCAGACACTGCCTGCCCAGCATTTGGGTCATTGATGAAGGAAAGCCCCCACTCATTCTGAAAAATGGCACCCAGGTGCTCTTTATTTTGGGAATATGCACAGGGTGGAGAGCCAGGGGCACTCTGTCCATTCTCACTGTTGGGTGGAGAGTCCAAACGATGCGGCAATGGCTCTGGGGTTGCAggggatgaaggagcacctgaagTAGGGAGAAAAGCGGTAGAAGCAGCTGCAGTCGTGCCAGTTCGATAGGGATCATTTTGGCTAGTGGACAGCACACAGTTGGGCAAGCTATTAGTGGTCTTCACTGCTGAGGCAGGCACCATGGTGGTCTTGGCTGCTGGGGCTGCAGGAGGCTCTGGGGTCCTCTTCTCTAGATTTTCTTTTACCTTGCTAGCATAGCTGATCTTCGGCAGGGTGCGGGCACTACTATTGTCTACTGGAAAGACTGGTGGCTGTTTGAAGGGAGACCAAGTCTCTTCTTTTCCTGTCATGTTGGAGGTTGGCTTCCCCTCCACCTTGTCACGTGCCTGAGGGGGATCTGTAGCTCCTGGTGAACGATGTGTGGAAGCAGAATTACCCCCAGTTTTCACACTGCCAGTAGGTACAATTTGGGGCTCAGGGGAATTGCTCTTCTGTTCCTCAGAAGTTCCCAGCAACTCCTTAGTCTTCTGCATTCGTGTGTAACCACGGCTCTCAAAACTGATGCCACCGGACTGCTGAGGCCGATAGCCATTCATTGCATTATTCTGCCGAGGAACCCAGTCCCTCCTGTATTTTCTCTCAAAGTCTCTAAAGTTTCTCCTGAAGCCCGGATGGAAGGGCCCTGAGCGGTCAGTATAGTGTGATTGGTGTCGGTGGTAACTGTAATGGTGGGCAGGGGGTCTCTGTGTCTGGCGGGGGGCTGTAGTCTCCCGCTCTGAAATCTGCAGATTACGGATATTCATGCTGTTGGATGGACTCAACGGGGTGCTTTCTTCGCTCCGACTGGACACTGCTTCAATCTCTGGGTCAGGCCCACACCCATTAGTGTCCCAGGACCCTGGGAATGAGAAAGAAAATTGGATTCAGTGATAATCTAGATTACACAAAATTTACCCCCAGATTAACAGAGAGGAGCAATTATTCAGTAGGCAGAAACCCTCTAAAAATCAGAACCCCCCCCAAACAATAACAGCTGGTTATGACatctttaatgctaagaaatttgaccatgttacccctctcctcagaaaagctcactggttacctatttcACATACGTTCAAAATATTACTTCTTGCTTTCAAAGTCCAATCTAATCATATTCCCTCATTTATAGACAGATTGTTGATCCTTTATGATTCGCATAGGACACTACGTTCTTCCCAACAATATCTTTTAGCAGTTCCCTCAGTTCATCAGTTATTTTATGACACAACacgtaaaacatttttttttggtaATTGCACCAACACTGTGGAATGTTCTACCACTGACCCTGAGACAAGAAAAGAACCTTAACAACTTTAAATCTAATctcaaaacatttatttttagagATTCTTTTGagatttatattgtatttttcactccataagatgcacttttttcccccaaaaaagtgggtgaaataagggtgcatcttatggagggAATACCACAATCCCCCCTCCGGTACCTGTTTTTAATCGCGGCCCAACTTTCGccccctggcagggagaatttggttcagaatgtgcttttttccttgttttcctcctctaaatctagggtgtcttacggtcaggtgcatcttattgagcgaaaaatacggtacttagttTTCCTCATTCAAAAAACTCAGACATTAGACCTTATTTTAAAGATCCCTTTACTCCCTTTTGTATTCTGCTtcacctttcttttattttaagcaatgtatcctccccatctGTCCATATGTATCATGTTATGTCTGTACTGtaattgtgaatttgttccctctattttatatttttttaaaaaacttttaaataatttgcataAATTGGAAACCGTTTTGTTtataaaagcagtatatcaagaccttaaacttgaaacttttctggtgctgtttatttttgataaTAACTTGCAAATTCAGTATCTGGCAATAGGCTAGAAgggaaatagaaacatgatggcatataaaaggccaaatggcccatccagtctgctcatccgcagtaaccattatctcttcctctctctatgagttcccacatgcctatctaagagatcccacatgcttttTTGAATATTGCCAGTCAGACATGAGCCAGGAGAGGTAAGATGATAGCAGAAAAAAAGTTCTtctttggtgggggtggggggagcaaaataaaataacaaaactaTATTAGGTTGTACATCGATTAAAtttttaattgcacaattaattGCATAAGGCACCACCTCACATTTCCTCCTGTATAGTACAATAtacagatagcagatgtaaattctcaaaactgagcaaaaaacaaaaggaaaactgcagactgtatgtacaagatgcaggctatgtttattataccaaatttCAAATTCGCAATTATTGTTACCCTTCTTACAAAACCAGGAactcaacacggtccgtgtttcagagaaaACACCTTATTCAGGGGTCCATTGGTTGTAGGGTTTAAAGCTAACCGCAATGTAAATTGGTAATAAGCAAAACACCTGTGTTAGGACAATCAATACAGTCCAACTGTGCACCACAATAACGAAACatagaccgtgtcgggtccctggtTCTGTAAGAAGGGTAACAATAATTACCGCATTTAaaatttggtataataaacatagcctgcatcttgtacatatagTCTGCAGTTTTCCTTTAGTTTTTTGCTTGCTGTCTTTGTACAGCAAACACCGTTGGATCCCTTTGTTGTttgaattctcaaaactgacaaatttTGATTATATCACAGAAAATCCCATTATTCCcttactaaattaaaaataaaatcatttaatcTTACCATTACTGTTTTATGatttatctttctaatcatcttgttCCACATCTCTGGTTCTGTTTCCCTGTGCTCTGAACTCTATCTACAGGGCCTCCTGTCTATTCACTCTTTTTTCTCTTCATTTCCTGCCCTATTATCCATCTTTAACTTTCTTGCTCCTTTTAAAATCTATCTAGTttccatttctctctttctcttcctctcaatTCGTGGACACcatcatctcctccctcccctgggcgctctctcttccctcccctctccatcATTCTGTGATCACCATTTCTCTCCCATCAccatctcccttttttttttccatcctccATTTCCACAGCATCTAGCCTTCTGAAACATCATCCCTCCTCCATGTGTGCATTTCTTTTGTCGCTCCCTCTTTCTCCCAGCAAATCTTCTTGTGCTCCTgaaccctctctcctccccccccccggatccattctctctcttccttctctttctttGGCACCTGTTCCTGTGCTCCtgaatcttcctcttcttccctacccccaccccctccccaacagACCAGTACGatatttctctcctcctccccacctcCACGGTCTACTATCTCTCTCGAgtcactccctccctccgaccTTCCATACATTGCCAGCGATTAAGGCAGTGTGCACTGCAAGCCGGCTAGCTGGCTCCAgagtgtctttctctctctagcATGTCCTGCCTAAGCAACAGAAGTTACATCAGCTTCATCCGCAGGACTCTGGAATATAGCAAGGGATTAGTGTTTTTCAAAAACTGTCCTACCCGTTTTATGGTCTAGATTCAATCTTTATATCAAAAGCCATTTGTCTGCCTCTGCATTAGTGGGACATATACTAAAGAATCTGAGCTTTAACAA
The nucleotide sequence above comes from Geotrypetes seraphini chromosome 5, aGeoSer1.1, whole genome shotgun sequence. Encoded proteins:
- the LOC117361193 gene encoding uncharacterized protein LOC117361193; the encoded protein is MQKGIVASDENMNPQELWPSRKKEKCYKSETEGRIRTKSGSWDTNGCGPDPEIEAVSSRSEESTPLSPSNSMNIRNLQISERETTAPRQTQRPPAHHYSYHRHQSHYTDRSGPFHPGFRRNFRDFERKYRRDWVPRQNNAMNGYRPQQSGGISFESRGYTRMQKTKELLGTSEEQKSNSPEPQIVPTGSVKTGGNSASTHRSPGATDPPQARDKVEGKPTSNMTGKEETWSPFKQPPVFPVDNSSARTLPKISYASKVKENLEKRTPEPPAAPAAKTTMVPASAVKTTNSLPNCVLSTSQNDPYRTGTTAAASTAFLPTSGAPSSPATPEPLPHRLDSPPNSENGQSAPGSPPCAYSQNKEHLGAIFQNEWGLSFINDPNAGQAVSAGESTPLVLTNIVTEVAAEMEPQVCQESASEKDWEAVVWYHMREWDQLWNLHKLDPARVTVYSEPTDGKG